From Microbacterium pseudoresistens, the proteins below share one genomic window:
- a CDS encoding TIGR04028 family ABC transporter substrate-binding protein, with protein sequence MSRSLRLLRASAALAVAATLMAGCAGTATDSGGSGEPVPGHTLTYLEPQTWTTLYPPAAGFYPNGGLVNNITDRLLYQNPETLELEPWIATALPVVNEDATEYTFTIRDDVTYSDGTPLDAENVVKNFDLYGKGDPDRALTVSEAVNNYDHGEVVDEHTVTFFFTAPSPGFAQAVSTINSGLLADASLDKTNEEFGPGNATTVIGSGPFVISDEKIGTEVALTAREDYDWAPPSLEHQGAALLDGIDVVVAGESSVRVGTVVAGQADIARQVDAPDEGQFAADGLSLVAATTNGVNNGFSFRFRNDILSDIRVRQAIISGVDREAIVSTLFTDSYPLATGALATTALGYLDTSEYYQYDQDAAAALLDEAGWTLGADGIREKDGQKLTLTFNEALPQPRSKEVITLVQEQLAKIGIEVELFAGDSAAQTEASLSADTIQVYHSMVGRSDFDVLKSQFHTGNRNTLLNRSNDDDSIGDPTLDDLLAAVASAPTVEERQAASEAAQRHIADQAYFLPLFEEPQVFGLRADVQGFRTESVGRPWFYATWLDR encoded by the coding sequence ATGTCCCGCTCTCTCCGCCTGCTCCGCGCCTCCGCCGCACTCGCTGTCGCGGCGACCCTGATGGCCGGATGCGCCGGCACGGCCACGGACTCGGGCGGCTCGGGCGAGCCGGTGCCGGGGCACACACTCACGTACCTGGAGCCGCAGACCTGGACGACCCTGTACCCGCCGGCCGCGGGTTTCTACCCCAACGGCGGGCTCGTCAACAACATCACCGATCGGCTGCTCTACCAGAATCCGGAGACCCTCGAGCTGGAGCCGTGGATCGCGACGGCGCTGCCCGTGGTGAACGAGGACGCGACGGAGTACACCTTCACGATCCGCGACGACGTCACCTATTCGGACGGCACGCCGCTGGACGCGGAGAACGTGGTGAAGAACTTCGACCTCTACGGCAAGGGCGACCCGGACCGCGCGCTGACCGTCTCCGAGGCGGTCAACAACTATGACCACGGCGAGGTCGTGGACGAGCACACCGTGACGTTCTTCTTCACCGCTCCGTCCCCGGGATTCGCGCAGGCGGTCTCTACGATCAACTCCGGTCTGCTGGCCGACGCCTCGCTCGACAAGACGAACGAGGAGTTCGGTCCGGGCAACGCCACGACGGTGATCGGCTCCGGCCCCTTCGTGATCTCCGACGAGAAGATCGGCACCGAGGTGGCGCTCACCGCCCGTGAGGACTATGACTGGGCCCCGCCGTCGCTGGAGCACCAGGGGGCCGCCCTGCTGGACGGCATCGACGTCGTCGTGGCGGGAGAGAGCAGCGTCCGCGTCGGCACCGTCGTCGCCGGGCAGGCCGACATCGCGCGCCAGGTCGACGCGCCGGATGAGGGACAGTTCGCCGCTGACGGGCTGAGCCTGGTCGCCGCGACCACGAACGGCGTGAACAACGGCTTCAGCTTCCGGTTCCGCAACGACATCCTCAGCGACATCCGGGTGCGCCAGGCGATCATCAGCGGTGTGGATCGCGAGGCGATCGTGAGCACCCTGTTCACGGACAGCTACCCCCTGGCCACGGGAGCGCTCGCCACGACCGCGCTCGGCTACCTCGACACCTCGGAGTACTACCAGTACGACCAGGACGCCGCGGCGGCGCTGCTGGACGAGGCGGGCTGGACCCTCGGGGCGGACGGCATCCGCGAGAAGGACGGTCAGAAGCTGACCCTCACCTTCAACGAGGCCCTGCCGCAGCCGCGCTCGAAGGAGGTCATCACGCTCGTGCAGGAGCAGCTGGCGAAGATCGGCATCGAGGTCGAGCTGTTCGCGGGGGACAGCGCCGCGCAGACCGAGGCGTCGCTGTCGGCCGACACGATCCAGGTGTACCACTCGATGGTCGGCCGCTCCGACTTCGACGTCCTGAAGTCCCAGTTCCACACCGGCAACCGCAACACCCTTCTCAACCGGTCGAACGACGACGACAGCATCGGGGACCCGACGCTGGACGACCTCCTTGCCGCCGTCGCCTCGGCACCGACAGTCGAGGAGCGGCAGGCGGCGTCGGAGGCCGCGCAGCGCCACATCGCGGATCAGGCCTACTTCCTGCCCCTCTTCGAGGAGCCCCAGGTGTTCGGTCTGCGCGCGGACGTCCAGGGCTTCCGCACCGAGTCGGTCGGCCGCCCGTGGTTCTACGCCACCTGGCTGGACCGCTGA
- a CDS encoding 5'-3' exonuclease, with protein sequence MKDAPGKLLLLDTASLYFRAYYGVPDKVHAADGTSVNAARGLLDMIAKLVALTEPSHLVACWDDDWRPQWRVDLIPSYKAHRVVEEVAAGPDVEEVPDPLEAQLPVIRESLQALGIPIVGAAAHEADDVIGTLASTARMPVDIVTGDRDLFQLVDDARGVRVVYTARGMSNLEMITDAVVIAKYGVLPTQYADFATLRGDASDGLPGVAGVGEKTAATLLAAHGDLAGIRRAAAAGEGMSKTVAAKVLAADDYLEVAPTVVKVVTNLPLDADLPPLLPLDAEREAAALALSERWNLGTSMRRAIDALAR encoded by the coding sequence ATGAAGGACGCCCCCGGCAAGCTTCTGCTGCTCGACACCGCTTCGCTCTACTTCCGCGCTTACTACGGCGTGCCCGACAAAGTGCACGCCGCGGATGGAACCTCGGTGAACGCCGCTCGCGGACTGCTCGACATGATCGCGAAGCTCGTCGCCCTCACCGAGCCGTCGCACCTCGTGGCCTGCTGGGACGACGACTGGCGACCGCAGTGGCGCGTCGATCTCATCCCCTCGTACAAGGCGCATCGCGTCGTCGAGGAGGTCGCCGCCGGCCCCGACGTCGAAGAGGTGCCCGATCCGCTGGAGGCCCAGCTGCCCGTCATCCGCGAATCGCTGCAGGCCCTTGGCATCCCCATCGTGGGCGCCGCCGCGCACGAAGCCGACGATGTGATCGGCACGCTCGCGAGCACCGCACGCATGCCCGTCGACATCGTGACGGGCGATCGCGACCTCTTCCAGCTGGTAGACGACGCGCGCGGGGTGCGCGTCGTCTACACCGCGCGCGGCATGAGCAATCTCGAGATGATCACCGATGCCGTCGTGATCGCGAAGTACGGCGTACTCCCCACGCAGTACGCCGATTTCGCGACGCTTCGCGGCGATGCATCCGACGGGCTTCCAGGAGTCGCCGGAGTCGGCGAGAAGACCGCGGCCACGCTGCTCGCGGCGCACGGCGACCTCGCCGGCATCCGCCGAGCAGCCGCTGCGGGCGAGGGAATGTCGAAAACCGTCGCGGCGAAGGTGCTCGCGGCCGACGACTACCTCGAGGTCGCGCCGACCGTCGTCAAGGTCGTGACGAACCTTCCGCTCGATGCCGATCTGCCGCCCCTGCTCCCCCTCGACGCGGAGCGCGAGGCCGCCGCGCTCGCGCTGAGCGAGCGATGGAACCTCGGCACGTCGATGCGTCGCGCGATCGACGCCCTCGCCCGCTGA
- a CDS encoding alkylhydroperoxidase domain protein codes for MSAPVTEHPQLSRPQRFTQERLGWVPWLAPPAQSELTEEQIDALIQPQRAAMPYFRLLARDPAALKARTLTDLDIFFNTDGGVGRAERELAAAVTSRRNGCVFCASVHAAAATRESGRRDDVQRLLDDGVSADLGDERWNAVVAAADALAETPLAFGDAEIARLRTAGFDDAEILDIISSAAFFHWANRLMLSLGEPEAPTRPVRDEPRRNDEQTTKENA; via the coding sequence ATGAGCGCTCCTGTCACCGAGCACCCACAGCTGAGCAGGCCCCAGCGGTTCACCCAGGAACGGCTCGGGTGGGTGCCCTGGCTGGCTCCCCCCGCGCAGAGCGAGCTCACCGAGGAACAGATCGACGCCCTCATCCAGCCGCAGCGGGCCGCGATGCCGTACTTCCGGCTGCTCGCCCGGGATCCGGCGGCGCTCAAGGCGCGCACGCTCACCGACCTCGACATCTTCTTCAACACCGACGGCGGCGTCGGCCGTGCCGAGCGCGAGCTCGCCGCCGCCGTGACCTCCCGCCGCAACGGCTGCGTGTTCTGCGCCTCCGTGCACGCGGCCGCGGCGACACGCGAGTCGGGGCGGAGGGACGACGTGCAGCGTCTTCTCGACGACGGCGTCTCCGCCGATCTCGGCGACGAACGGTGGAACGCGGTCGTCGCTGCGGCGGATGCGCTCGCCGAGACGCCGCTCGCCTTCGGCGACGCCGAGATCGCTCGGCTGCGCACCGCGGGCTTCGACGACGCGGAGATCCTCGACATCATCAGCAGCGCCGCGTTCTTCCACTGGGCGAACCGGTTGATGCTCTCCCTCGGAGAGCCCGAGGCACCCACGAGACCCGTCCGCGACGAGCCACGCCGGAACGACGAACAGACCACGAAGGAGAACGCATGA
- the rpsA gene encoding 30S ribosomal protein S1 encodes MTTATTAPAAKQVAINDIGSAEDFLAAVEKTLKFFNDGDIIEGTIVKIDRDEVLLDVGYKTEGVIPSRELSIKHDVDPNEVVKVGDEVEALVLQKEDKEGRLILSKKRAQYERAWGDVEKIKEEDGVVTGQVIEVVKGGLIVDIGLRGFLPASLIELRRVRDLTPYLGQELEAKILELDKNRNNVVLSRRALLEQTQSESRTTFLNNLHKGQVRKGIVSSIVNFGAFVDLGGVDGLVHVSELSWKHIEHASEVVEVGQEVTVEILEVDLDRERVSLSLKATQEDPWQVFARTHAIGQITPGKVTKLVPFGAFVRVADGIEGLVHISELSSKHVELAEQVVSVGEEVFVKVIDIDLDRRRISLSLKQANESVDPFGTEFDPALYGMLAEYDENGEYKYPEGFDAETNQWKEGFDEAREKWEQDYAAAQTRWEAHKAQVVKAAEVEAAAGDEVAAGTGSFSSDAAGAGTLADDEALAALREKLSGGNS; translated from the coding sequence ATGACTACCGCAACGACCGCCCCGGCCGCCAAGCAGGTCGCGATCAACGACATCGGATCTGCCGAGGATTTTCTGGCCGCGGTCGAGAAGACCCTGAAGTTCTTCAACGACGGCGACATCATCGAGGGCACGATCGTCAAGATCGACCGCGATGAGGTTCTGCTCGACGTCGGGTACAAGACCGAGGGCGTCATCCCCTCGCGCGAACTCTCCATCAAGCACGACGTCGACCCCAACGAGGTCGTCAAGGTCGGCGACGAGGTCGAAGCCCTCGTTCTCCAGAAGGAGGACAAGGAAGGCCGCCTCATCCTGTCGAAGAAGCGCGCGCAGTACGAGCGCGCCTGGGGCGACGTCGAGAAGATCAAGGAAGAGGACGGAGTCGTCACCGGTCAGGTGATCGAGGTCGTCAAGGGTGGGCTCATCGTCGACATCGGCCTGCGCGGCTTCCTGCCGGCCTCGCTCATCGAGCTGCGCCGCGTCCGCGACCTCACGCCGTACCTCGGCCAGGAGCTCGAGGCCAAGATCCTCGAGCTCGACAAGAACCGCAACAACGTCGTGCTCTCGCGCCGCGCCCTGCTCGAGCAGACGCAGTCCGAGTCGCGCACCACGTTCCTCAACAACCTGCACAAGGGCCAGGTCCGCAAGGGCATCGTCTCGTCGATCGTCAACTTCGGCGCGTTCGTCGACCTGGGCGGCGTCGACGGCCTCGTGCACGTCTCCGAACTCTCCTGGAAGCACATCGAGCACGCCTCCGAGGTCGTCGAGGTGGGCCAGGAGGTCACCGTCGAGATCCTCGAGGTCGACCTCGACCGCGAGCGCGTCTCGCTGTCGCTCAAGGCGACGCAGGAGGACCCGTGGCAGGTCTTCGCCCGTACGCACGCGATCGGTCAGATCACGCCGGGCAAGGTCACCAAGCTCGTTCCGTTCGGTGCGTTCGTGCGCGTCGCAGACGGCATCGAGGGCCTCGTGCACATCTCCGAGCTGTCGAGCAAGCACGTCGAGCTGGCAGAGCAGGTCGTCTCCGTGGGCGAAGAGGTGTTCGTCAAGGTCATCGACATCGACCTCGACCGCCGCCGCATCTCGCTGTCGCTCAAGCAGGCGAACGAGTCGGTCGATCCGTTCGGCACAGAGTTCGACCCGGCGCTGTACGGCATGCTCGCCGAGTACGACGAGAACGGGGAGTACAAGTACCCCGAGGGCTTCGACGCCGAGACCAACCAGTGGAAGGAAGGCTTCGACGAGGCCCGCGAGAAGTGGGAGCAGGACTACGCTGCTGCGCAGACCCGCTGGGAGGCGCACAAGGCGCAGGTCGTCAAGGCCGCCGAGGTCGAGGCCGCTGCGGGCGACGAGGTCGCTGCCGGAACGGGCTCGTTCTCGAGCGACGCGGCCGGCGCTGGCACCCTCGCCGACGACGAGGCCCTCGCGGCTCTGCGCGAGAAGCTCTCGGGCGGTAATTCCTGA
- a CDS encoding ABC transporter permease yields the protein MGYILRRVGQALLVLALTYTLAYLLLAALPGDAVLARYGSPELGLSVEQLAEIRSSYGADRSLLERFADSTLGFLRGELGYSVQSGASVAALIATALPSTLVLAVAGIVVAVFLAVTIAFTATYGGALWLRRLFQAIPPFLVSLPVFWVGIVLVQIFSFRLGLVPVIGADPVQALILPVATLSIPIAAPLAQVLMRSIEEVREQPFVAVVRSRGASTSWLLWRTVARNALLPTLTMAGVLFGELVGGAVVTESVFARAGVGQLTAQAVANRDTPVLLAVVVLSTVVFVVVNLVVDLLYPVLDARLRTSSAGRRPGSRPEAGGEPAVIREKEVVR from the coding sequence ATGGGGTACATCCTCAGGCGGGTGGGGCAGGCGCTGCTCGTCCTCGCCCTGACCTACACGCTGGCATATCTGCTGCTGGCCGCGCTCCCCGGGGATGCCGTGCTCGCGCGGTACGGCTCCCCGGAGCTGGGGCTCTCGGTCGAGCAGCTCGCCGAGATCCGATCCTCCTATGGTGCGGATCGGAGCCTGCTGGAGCGCTTCGCGGACTCGACGCTCGGGTTCCTGCGCGGCGAGCTCGGGTACTCGGTGCAGAGCGGCGCCTCGGTGGCTGCGCTGATCGCCACGGCCCTGCCCTCCACGCTGGTGTTGGCCGTCGCGGGCATCGTGGTGGCGGTCTTCCTCGCTGTGACGATCGCGTTCACGGCGACCTACGGCGGGGCGCTCTGGCTGCGTCGGCTGTTCCAGGCGATCCCGCCGTTCCTCGTCTCGCTGCCCGTGTTCTGGGTCGGGATCGTGCTCGTGCAGATCTTCTCCTTCCGGCTCGGCCTGGTGCCGGTCATCGGGGCCGATCCGGTGCAGGCGCTCATCCTCCCGGTGGCGACGCTGTCGATCCCGATCGCCGCTCCGCTCGCGCAGGTGCTCATGCGCAGCATCGAGGAGGTGCGCGAGCAGCCCTTCGTCGCGGTCGTGCGATCGCGCGGCGCGAGCACCTCTTGGCTGCTGTGGCGGACGGTGGCGCGCAACGCCCTCCTCCCGACCCTGACGATGGCGGGAGTGCTCTTCGGCGAGCTGGTGGGAGGCGCGGTCGTCACCGAGTCCGTATTCGCCCGGGCCGGCGTGGGACAGCTGACGGCGCAGGCCGTGGCCAACCGCGACACCCCGGTGCTGCTGGCCGTCGTCGTGCTGTCGACGGTCGTGTTCGTGGTGGTCAACCTGGTCGTCGACCTGCTGTACCCGGTCCTGGACGCGAGGCTGCGGACCTCCTCCGCGGGGCGGCGCCCGGGCTCCCGGCCCGAGGCGGGCGGCGAACCAGCGGTGATCCGTGAGAAGGAGGTCGTGCGATGA
- a CDS encoding dipeptide ABC transporter ATP-binding protein: MTRSLLEIDDLSVTYRTSRGALTAVNGVSLAVEAGKTTALVGESGSGKSSVAQSVIGLLARNGRVAGGSIVLDERTGGPTQLVGLPERRWRHLRGRCIALIPQDPGTSLNPVATIGASVSEALRIHGWRDRRKIRARVLELLERVDIDDPERRAAQYPHELSGGMRQRVLIAAALGLEPELVIADEPTSALDVTVQRRVLELLDRLRQESGSGVLFITHDLAVAADHSDSLVVMRRGRVEESGSSAAVLTAPTAEYTRNLLADAPSLAQIVERRPHSPVEGEPPLVEVRALRQEFRTPGRGSFVAVDDVSFTVARGTTHALVGESGSGKTTTGRSIAGLNRPTSGTIRVGDTEVTGARTSREFRRAAQLVYQNPFASLDPRQSIGSILAEPLENFGIGNRAERTERAAHQLEQVALAPEIAARRPAELSGGQRQRVAIARALILEPQLVVLDEAVSALDVTVQAQILRLLARLQDELSLTYVFISHDLAVVRQIADTVSVLRRGEQVEEGPIARVFDAPEHAYTRQLLAAVPGAAFRPDAVSGTIIKENA, from the coding sequence ATGACGCGCTCATTGCTGGAGATCGACGACCTCTCGGTGACGTACCGCACCTCGCGCGGCGCGCTCACCGCGGTGAACGGCGTCTCGCTCGCCGTCGAGGCCGGGAAGACCACGGCGCTGGTCGGCGAGTCCGGATCGGGGAAATCATCGGTCGCGCAGTCCGTGATCGGTCTGCTCGCACGCAACGGCCGGGTCGCCGGGGGGAGCATCGTGCTCGACGAGCGCACAGGCGGGCCGACCCAGCTCGTCGGGCTCCCCGAGCGCCGCTGGCGGCACCTGCGCGGCCGGTGCATCGCACTGATCCCGCAGGATCCCGGGACCTCGCTCAACCCGGTGGCGACCATCGGGGCCAGCGTGTCGGAGGCCCTGCGGATCCACGGATGGAGGGACCGTCGCAAGATCCGGGCCAGGGTGCTGGAGCTGCTGGAGCGCGTCGACATCGACGACCCCGAGCGGCGCGCCGCCCAGTACCCGCACGAGCTCTCCGGCGGCATGCGCCAGCGGGTGCTCATCGCCGCCGCCCTCGGGCTCGAGCCCGAGCTCGTGATCGCCGATGAGCCCACCAGCGCGCTCGATGTGACGGTGCAGCGGCGCGTGCTGGAACTTCTCGACCGGCTGCGGCAGGAGTCCGGCAGCGGCGTGCTCTTCATCACGCACGACCTCGCCGTGGCGGCGGACCACTCGGACTCTCTCGTGGTGATGCGCCGCGGGCGCGTCGAGGAGAGCGGATCGTCGGCCGCCGTGCTGACCGCGCCGACCGCGGAATACACCCGAAACCTCCTGGCCGATGCGCCCTCGCTGGCTCAGATCGTGGAGCGGCGGCCGCACAGCCCTGTCGAGGGAGAGCCTCCGCTTGTCGAGGTCAGGGCGCTGCGGCAGGAGTTCCGCACACCGGGGCGGGGGTCCTTCGTCGCGGTGGACGACGTGTCGTTCACTGTGGCGCGCGGAACCACGCACGCCCTCGTGGGCGAGTCCGGTTCGGGGAAGACGACCACGGGACGCAGTATCGCGGGGCTGAACAGGCCGACGTCGGGGACGATCAGGGTCGGGGATACGGAGGTGACGGGCGCCCGCACCTCGCGGGAGTTCCGGCGCGCGGCGCAGCTGGTATACCAGAATCCCTTCGCCTCGCTGGATCCGCGGCAGAGCATCGGGAGCATCCTCGCCGAGCCGCTGGAGAACTTCGGCATCGGCAATCGTGCCGAACGCACCGAGCGTGCGGCCCATCAGCTCGAGCAGGTGGCGCTGGCGCCCGAGATCGCGGCTCGGCGCCCCGCGGAGCTCTCCGGCGGTCAGCGTCAGCGCGTCGCCATCGCGCGTGCGCTCATCCTGGAGCCGCAGCTCGTCGTGCTGGACGAGGCGGTCTCCGCCCTGGACGTCACCGTGCAGGCGCAGATCCTGAGGTTGCTCGCCCGCCTGCAGGACGAGCTGTCGCTCACCTATGTGTTCATCTCCCACGACCTTGCCGTCGTTCGTCAGATCGCCGACACGGTCTCGGTGCTCCGGCGCGGGGAACAGGTCGAGGAGGGGCCGATCGCGCGAGTGTTCGACGCGCCGGAGCACGCCTACACGCGTCAACTGCTCGCCGCAGTGCCCGGGGCGGCCTTCCGCCCGGATGCCGTGAGCGGCACGATCATCAAGGAGAACGCATGA
- a CDS encoding putative FMN-dependent luciferase-like monooxygenase, with product MNAPRLGFFTRLLEPVSAAERYRYALEQIEHAERHGFASAWIAQHHFHADEGGLPSPLVLLAAAAQRTSTIALATGVLTLPIDDPLRAAEDASVVDALSGGRVQLGIAAGGTPASFVPFGRDPEQRREIFAEHSSVFRDALGGRGVRGTEARIYPEAEGLERRIWQATFSVDGGIRAGRDGDGLLLSRTQPRPGGAHELPLHEPQLPIIEAYRESLPEGAPARVLASRTAVVVDEENRTRLREAAEPGLRRLAATMHGIDVDGLGLDELARRTDSHIGTADEVAASLAEDLAIAASTDVSFQIHSVDAPHDLTLRSLELLATEVAPRLGYRVGPEAAQDLREAHLVASASRRTDGEASA from the coding sequence ATGAACGCCCCACGTCTGGGATTCTTCACACGACTGCTGGAGCCGGTGAGCGCGGCGGAGCGGTACCGCTACGCGCTGGAGCAGATCGAGCACGCCGAGCGGCACGGCTTCGCTTCCGCATGGATCGCACAGCATCACTTCCATGCCGACGAAGGAGGACTGCCCTCGCCCCTCGTCCTGCTGGCGGCTGCCGCGCAGCGCACGTCGACGATCGCGCTGGCGACGGGGGTGCTCACCCTCCCGATCGACGATCCGCTGCGCGCCGCCGAGGATGCCAGCGTCGTCGACGCGCTCAGCGGCGGGCGGGTGCAGCTCGGCATCGCCGCGGGCGGAACACCGGCGTCGTTCGTTCCGTTCGGCCGCGATCCCGAGCAGCGGCGGGAGATCTTCGCCGAGCACTCGTCCGTGTTCCGCGACGCTCTCGGCGGCAGGGGAGTGCGGGGCACCGAGGCGCGCATCTACCCGGAGGCGGAGGGGCTGGAGCGCAGGATCTGGCAGGCGACGTTCTCGGTCGACGGCGGAATCCGCGCCGGACGCGACGGCGACGGGCTCCTGCTCTCGCGCACCCAGCCGCGCCCGGGCGGTGCCCACGAGCTGCCGCTGCACGAGCCGCAGTTGCCGATCATCGAGGCGTATCGGGAGAGCCTTCCCGAGGGCGCACCGGCACGCGTGCTCGCCTCGCGCACGGCCGTCGTCGTCGACGAGGAGAATCGGACGCGGCTGCGGGAGGCGGCGGAGCCGGGACTTCGCCGCCTCGCCGCGACGATGCACGGCATCGACGTCGACGGTCTCGGGCTCGACGAGCTCGCCCGCCGCACCGACAGCCACATCGGCACGGCGGACGAGGTGGCCGCCTCGCTCGCGGAGGATCTGGCCATCGCCGCGTCCACCGACGTGTCCTTCCAGATCCACTCCGTCGACGCCCCGCACGACCTCACGCTCCGCTCGCTGGAGCTGCTCGCGACGGAGGTCGCACCCCGCCTGGGATACCGGGTGGGCCCGGAGGCCGCGCAGGACCTGCGCGAGGCGCACCTCGTCGCCTCCGCCTCACGCCGCACGGACGGGGAGGCGAGCGCATGA
- a CDS encoding CMD domain protein — protein sequence MTVATADIVDLLAGVAPQSRIHGLRALRAQARENAQRSFEALLEPRDPGAFSLGERYAVAAFVARVHGQERAAEFYADLLGDEEPELVPSILAAAADGASAGPYGAYREPGLSAESAPGTIWQADVALGARLAAALTHAHLLVFRPRESDAAALRALATAGWDADEIVSLSQLVAFLSFQLRLVHGLRVLSDDLAADAQGPAAGASVIGEGDVR from the coding sequence ATGACCGTCGCGACCGCCGACATCGTCGACCTGCTCGCCGGGGTTGCCCCGCAGAGCAGAATCCACGGGCTCCGCGCCCTGCGCGCCCAGGCACGGGAGAATGCCCAGCGCAGCTTCGAGGCGCTGCTGGAGCCTCGCGACCCTGGTGCCTTCTCGCTCGGCGAGCGGTATGCCGTCGCGGCGTTCGTCGCCCGGGTGCACGGGCAGGAGCGGGCCGCGGAGTTCTACGCCGATCTCCTCGGAGACGAGGAGCCGGAGCTCGTGCCGTCGATCCTGGCCGCCGCGGCGGATGGTGCCTCCGCGGGGCCCTACGGCGCCTACCGCGAACCGGGGCTGTCGGCCGAGAGCGCTCCGGGAACGATCTGGCAGGCGGATGTGGCATTGGGCGCCCGCCTCGCCGCGGCGCTCACGCACGCGCACCTGCTCGTATTCCGGCCCCGCGAATCCGATGCCGCCGCGCTCCGCGCCCTCGCGACGGCGGGATGGGACGCCGACGAGATCGTGAGCCTGTCCCAGCTGGTCGCGTTCCTGTCGTTCCAGCTGCGCCTCGTCCACGGCCTCCGCGTGCTGAGCGACGATCTCGCCGCCGATGCGCAGGGTCCGGCGGCAGGGGCATCCGTCATCGGGGAAGGAGACGTCCGATGA
- a CDS encoding ABC transporter permease, with product MTFDVEAPPRPAGTGARRPVRVHAGTIVPVIVLLIALAWALFPGVFAPGSPTESTGAALQAPSLSHLLGTDATGRDLYTRVVHGASQSALGAVVAVLVGLVAGTAIGVTAGAVGGAVEETLMRLVDVLLAIPGLLLSLSIVILLGFGTTNAAIAVGVTSIAVFARLSRSQVVSVRGAEFVEAAYGSGGTFFTVLRRHILPNSLTPVIALAALQLGSAILQISTLGFLGYGAPPPTPEWGLLIAEGRDYVATAWWLTVLPGAVVAAVVLSTNRLSQTIHGGAA from the coding sequence ATGACATTCGACGTCGAGGCGCCCCCGCGCCCTGCAGGAACGGGCGCTCGTCGCCCGGTGCGCGTGCACGCCGGAACGATCGTGCCCGTGATCGTGCTGCTCATCGCGCTCGCCTGGGCGCTGTTCCCCGGAGTCTTCGCCCCCGGCAGCCCCACGGAGTCGACGGGGGCGGCGCTGCAGGCGCCGAGCCTGTCGCACCTGCTGGGCACCGACGCCACCGGCCGCGACCTCTACACGCGCGTCGTGCACGGCGCCTCCCAGTCGGCGCTCGGCGCCGTCGTCGCCGTCCTCGTCGGGCTGGTCGCGGGAACGGCGATCGGGGTCACCGCGGGCGCCGTGGGCGGCGCGGTGGAAGAGACGCTGATGCGGCTGGTCGACGTGCTGCTGGCCATCCCCGGCCTCCTGCTCTCGCTCAGCATCGTGATCCTGCTCGGCTTCGGCACGACCAACGCCGCGATCGCCGTGGGAGTCACGTCCATCGCCGTGTTCGCGCGCCTCTCCCGTTCGCAGGTGGTGAGCGTGCGCGGCGCGGAGTTCGTCGAAGCGGCCTACGGCTCGGGAGGGACGTTCTTCACGGTCCTGCGGCGCCACATCCTGCCTAACTCCCTCACCCCGGTGATCGCCCTGGCCGCCCTGCAGCTCGGATCCGCGATCCTCCAGATCTCCACCCTCGGGTTCCTCGGGTACGGCGCGCCGCCGCCCACACCGGAGTGGGGGCTGCTCATCGCCGAGGGACGGGACTACGTCGCCACGGCGTGGTGGCTCACGGTGCTGCCTGGCGCCGTCGTCGCCGCCGTGGTGCTCTCGACCAACCGGCTCAGCCAGACCATCCACGGAGGTGCCGCATGA